One segment of Cutaneotrichosporon cavernicola HIS019 DNA, chromosome: 4 DNA contains the following:
- a CDS encoding uncharacterized protein (Belongs to the glycosyl hydrolase 43 family), with the protein MSVANKFRNPILPGFNPDPSICHVPGKGYFVATSSFEYFPGLPVYHSTDLNSWTLIGHALNRRSQGVDMRTVETSAGLWAPTFRYHKGRWYMICSCFWRLRIKPGEKPDAIPSGFYVWTDDIFDDSKWSDAVYFEEIGFDQDLLFDDDGRVYQTVTRFDFDAPTTNGQPLIQSWINEIDLATGTSLTEPVLAKASPLGVAEGCHLLKKDGWYYFFTAEGGTQDGHRECVYRSRSPSGPFEAPPDGVNPVVYNADHPEIQNTGHMDLVEGPNGQWVAVFLGVRPVFPATVTAEGVMGMPSHLGREAFMAPMEWVDGWPVVNSHKPIELIGDFPGLQMGPAQTGWVDQFDQEKLSLGWYTLRVPLRQFYSLTERPGYLALRGGPTSLNIEHCPSVLLQKQPGFNLDWSTQLEFAPTQKGQEAGTVVWMNKSEHAALGLRGKGDGNVEVVFRRPDNGQIVVSIVSASIAPATPVTFHVYARKQQYEFAYTIPGADPVVVGTMASSELKPLFTGVHLGLYAQGVNDTPCLNRAYFKYARWENATD; encoded by the exons ATGTCTGTCGCCAACAAGTTCCGCAATCCCATTCTGCCGGGCTTCAACCCCGACCCGTCCATCTGCCACGTCCCTGGCAAAGGCTACTTTGTGGCTACAAGCTCGTTCGAATACTTCCCGGGCCTCCCGGTCTACCACAGCACTGATCTAAACAGCTGGACA CTCATCGGCCATGCCCTCAACCGCCGCAGCCAGGGCGTCGACATGCGCACAGTCGAGACGTCGGCCGGCCTGTGGGCACCGACCTTTAGGTACCACAAGGGCCGTTGGTACATGATCTGCTCCTGCTTCTGGCGCCTGCGCATCAAGCCC GGCGAAAAGCCTGACGCCATCCCCTCTGGCTTCTACGTTTGGACTGACGACATCTTTGACGATTCCAAGTGGAGCGACGCCGTCTACTTTGAGGAGATTGGCTTTGACCAAGAC CTCCTCTTTGACGATGACGGCCGCGTCTACCAGACGGTCACCCGCTTCGACTTTgacgcgccgacgacaaACGGGCAGCCATTGATCCAATCCTGGATCAACGagatcgacctcgccacTGGCACCTCGCTCACCGAACCGGTCCTAGCCAAGGCTTCGCCGTTGGGGGTTGCCGAAGGATGCCATTTGCTCAAAAAGGACGGTTGGTACTACTTTTTcacggccgagggcggGACACAGGACGGCCACCGCGAGTGCGTTTACCGATCGAGATCCCCGAGCGGCCCGTTCGAGGCACCTCCTGACGGGGTCAACCCCGTGGTGTACAACGCCGACCACCCCGAAATCCAGAACACGGGCCACATggaccttgtcgagggTCCGAACGGCCAGTGGGTTGCAGTGTTCCTCGGCGTCCGCCCCGTGTTCCCAGCCACAGTGACTGCAGAAGGCGTTATGGGAATGCCGTCGCACCTCGGTCGCGAGGCGTTCATGGCACCGATGGAGTGGGTCGATGGGTGGCCCGTGGTGAACAGCCACAAGCCAATCGAGCTCATTGGCGACTTTCCCGGCTTGCAAATGGGGCCGGCGCAAACCGGCTGGGTGGACCAGTTTGACCAAGAGA AGCTCAGCCTGGGCTGGTACACTCTCCGTGTCCCGCTCCGGCAGTTCTACTCGCTCACGGAGCGGCCCGGCTACCTGGCGCTGCGCGGTGGCCCGACGTCTCTCAATATCGAACACTGTCCATCTGTCCTGCTCCAGAAGCAACCCGGCTTCAACCTCGACTGGAGCACTCAACTCGAGTTCGCCCCGACGCAGAAGGGTCAGGAGGCAGGCACGGTGGTGTGGATGAACAAGAGTGAGCACGCagccctcggcctgcgcggcAAGGGGGATGGGAATGTAGAAGTTGTGTTCAGGCGCCCGGACAACGGCCAGATTGTCGTTTCAATCGTGTCCGCTAGCATCGCGCCTGCCACACCCGTTACGTTCCATGTCTACGCACGAAAGCAGCAGTACGAGTTTGCGTACACGATTCCGGGCGCGGaccccgtcgtcgtcgggaCAATGGCCAGCTCTGAGCTCAAGCCGTTGTTCACCGGTGTACACCTCGGATTGTATGCCCAGGGGGTCAACGACACGCCCTGCTTGAACCGCGCCTACTTCAAGTACGCCCGGTGGGAAAACGCGACGGATTAG